The Andrena cerasifolii isolate SP2316 chromosome 14, iyAndCera1_principal, whole genome shotgun sequence genome contains a region encoding:
- the LOC143376645 gene encoding leucine-rich repeat-containing protein 58: MENYTSDSSDSDSSTKTLDLSYLMLDTQLLSDHFIGAKYPKRVDTLLLHQNRLSSIPRSIVKFTNLNSLDISNCGLHRLPDFLGDCPLSCLVAKHNNLSNDSLPKSFENLPGLRELNLSGNRLTDFPEQVLELAELKYLYLGGNHIDEISKDVWKLQRLHVLSMGGNRLTEVPSTLGQLKTLQALALCDNMLESLPSSIANLTNLKSLLLHKNRLRTLPTEIITLKCLTELSLRDNPLVVRFVSDMTHNPPSLLELAARVIKTNDIRYGEESIPRNLVVYLNSGHHCVNPKCKGVFFNNRVEHVKFVDFCGKYRLPLLQYLCSRKCIESRDGDEVVSGAMIRKVLLG, translated from the exons ATGGAGAATTACACGTCCGACTCGAGTGACTCGGATTCCAGCACGAAGACACTGGACCTGTCCTATCTGATGCTGGACACTCAACTGCTGAGTGACCATTTCATCGGCGCGAAGTATCCAAAGCGCGTGGACACGTTGCTGCTCCACCAGAACCGCCTGAGCAGCATCCCGCGCAGCATCGTCAAGTTCACGAACTTGAATTCGTTGGATATATCGAACTGCGGCTTGCATCGGCTGCCAGACTTCCTCGGGGACTGTCCCCTGTCCTGTCTAGTTGCCAAGCACAACAACCTATCGAACGACTCTCTGCCAAAGAGCTTCGAGAACCTGCCGGGCCTCCGCGAGCTGAATCTCAGCGGTAACAGGCTGACAGACTTTCCCGAGCAGGTCCTCGAGCTCGCGGAGCTCAAGTACCTCTACCTGGGCGGCAATCACATCGACGAGATCAGCAAGGATGTCTGGAAGCTGCAAAG GCTGCACGTGCTATCGATGGGAGGGAACAGACTGACGGAAGTGCCGTCGACGTTGGGCCAATTGAAGACGCTGCAGGCTCTGGCTCTCTGCGACAATATGCTGGAAAGCTTGCCCAGCTCCATAGCGAATCTGACCAACTTGAAGTCGTTGCTGCTCCACAAGAACAGACTGAGGACGCTGCCAACCGAGATCATCACGTTGAAGTGCCTGACCGAG CTGTCTCTGAGGGACAATCCACTGGTGGTCAGGTTCGTCTCGGATATGACCCACAATCCTCCGTCCCTGCTGGAGCTGGCCGCCAGAGTGATCAAGACCAACGACATTCGGTACGGCGAGGAGAGCATACCGAGGAACCTGGTGGTGTATCTGAACAGCGGCCACCATTGCGTCAATCCAAAGTGTAAAG GTGTGTTCTTCAACAACAGAGTGGAGCACGTGAAGTTCGTGGACTTCTGCGGCAAGTACCGTCTGCCCTTGCTGCAGTACCTTTGTAGCAGGAAATGCATAGAGTCTAGGGACGGCGACGAAGTGGTGAGCGGCGCGATGATCCGAAAGGTCCTTCTTGGTTGA
- the LOC143376637 gene encoding glycogen synthase kinase-3 beta isoform X1, translating to MAPATALDWSEPCQQWRYPKFCPPGQQKNERAKSAMELRSKDANTAYKKFCKFLRRLGNKKRKDGSKVTTVVATPGAGPDRPQEVAYTDTKVIGNGSFGVVYQAKLCDTGEMVAIKKVLQDKRFKNRELQIMRRLEHCNIVKLKYFFYSSGDKNILNATNPVFHVDKDEVYLNLVLEYIPETVYKVARHYSKSKQTIPICFIKLYMYQLFRSLAYIHSLGICHRDIKPQNLLLDPETGVLKLCDFGSAKHLVKGEPNVSYICSRYYRAPELIFGAIDYTTKIDVWSAGCVLAELLLGQPIFPGDSGVDQLVEIIKVLGTPTRDQIREMNPNYTEFKFPQIKSHPWQKVFRARTPLEAMDLVARLLEYTPSLRMTPLQACAHSFFSELREEGARLPTGRELPPLFDFTEQELRILPILNSTLIPKYMQTSENPGGQSEATSAAAGASDPRQNTVKECERGGSALSTGAKQESREEDEADAKLRDEEEKDGKQVDG from the exons ATGGCACCAGCCACTGCCCTAGACTGGTCAGAGCCCTGCCAACAGTGGCGTTACCCGAAATTCTGCCCGCCCGGACAGCAGAAGAATGAAAGGGCGAAGAGCGCGATGGAGCTGAGGAGCAAAGACGCTAACACTGCGTACAAAAAGTTCTGCAAGTTCTTGCGGCGACTGGGGAACAAGAAAC GCAAGGATGGCAGCAAAGTGACGACCGTGGTGGCTACCCCTGGTGCTGGTCCAGACCGCCCCCAAGAAGTCGCCTACACAGACACAAAGGTGATCGGTAATGGCAGCTTCGGCGTCGTATATCAAGCCAAACTCTGTGATACCGGGGAGATGGTTGCCATCAAGAAGGTCCTCCAAGACAAGCGATTTAAG AACAGAGAATTACAAATCATGCGCCGCCTAGAGCACTGCAACATCGTCAAgctaaaatatttcttctactCTAGTGGTGATAAG AACATCTTAAACGCAACTAATCCAGTTTTTCATGTGGAC AAGGACGAGGTTTATCTGAATCTAGTCCTGGAATACATACCCGAAACTGTGTACAAAGTCGCTCGGCATTATAGCAAAAGCAAGCAGACGATACCGATCTGTTTCATCAAG CTGTACATGTATCAACTGTTTCGTTCGCTGGCGTACATACATTCCCTGGGGATTTGTCACAGGGACATTAAGCCGCAGAACTTGCTGCTGGACCCAGAGACCGGCGTCCTGAAGCTATGCGACTTCGGCTCTGCCAAGCATCTGGTCAAAGGGGAACCGAACGTGTCTTACATATGCAGCCGTTACTATCGCGCGCCCGAGCTGATTTTTGGTGCTATTGACTACACCACAAAAATTG ACGTGTGGAGTGCAGGCTGCGTACTGGCAGAGTTGCTGCTCGGCCAACCGATATTCCCTGGCGACAGCGGTGTAGATCAGCTGGTCGAGATCATCAAGGTCCTCGGTACACCGACGCGCGACCAGATTCGCGAGATGAACCCCAACTATACCGAATTCAAATTCCCTCAGATTAAGTCGCATCCTTGGCAAAAG GTGTTCAGGGCACGTACCCCCCTGGAAGCGATGGATCTCGTTGCCCGGCTGCTGGAATACACGCCGTCGTTACGGATGACACCCCTGCAGGCGTGCGCCCATTCGTTCTTCAGCGAGCTGCGAGAAGAAGGGGCGCGACTACCGACCGGCCGCGAGCTGCCGCCGTTGTTCGACTTTACAGAGCAAGAGCTGCGAATCCTACCGATTCTGAACTCGACCCTAATACCGAAATACATGCAGACCTCGGAGAATCCTGGAGGCCAATCGGAAGCCACGAGTGCCGCCGCAGGGGCTAGCG ACCCGCGACAAAACACGGTAAAAGAATGCGAAAGAGGGGGCAGTGCGCTAAGCACAGGCGCGAAGCAGGAGTCGAGGGAAGAGGACGAGGCCGATGCGAAGCTGAGGGACGAGGAAGAGAAGGACGGGAAGCAGGTGGACGGATAG
- the LOC143376637 gene encoding glycogen synthase kinase-3 beta isoform X3 yields MSGRPRTTSFAEGNKLPANPPLGGMKISSGAMYNAGKDGSKVTTVVATPGAGPDRPQEVAYTDTKVIGNGSFGVVYQAKLCDTGEMVAIKKVLQDKRFKNRELQIMRRLEHCNIVKLKYFFYSSGDKNILNATNPVFHVDKDEVYLNLVLEYIPETVYKVARHYSKSKQTIPICFIKLYMYQLFRSLAYIHSLGICHRDIKPQNLLLDPETGVLKLCDFGSAKHLVKGEPNVSYICSRYYRAPELIFGAIDYTTKIDVWSAGCVLAELLLGQPIFPGDSGVDQLVEIIKVLGTPTRDQIREMNPNYTEFKFPQIKSHPWQKVFRARTPLEAMDLVARLLEYTPSLRMTPLQACAHSFFSELREEGARLPTGRELPPLFDFTEQELRILPILNSTLIPKYMQTSENPGGQSEATSAAAGASDPRQNTVKECERGGSALSTGAKQESREEDEADAKLRDEEEKDGKQVDG; encoded by the exons GTGCGATGTACAATGCAGGCAAGGATGGCAGCAAAGTGACGACCGTGGTGGCTACCCCTGGTGCTGGTCCAGACCGCCCCCAAGAAGTCGCCTACACAGACACAAAGGTGATCGGTAATGGCAGCTTCGGCGTCGTATATCAAGCCAAACTCTGTGATACCGGGGAGATGGTTGCCATCAAGAAGGTCCTCCAAGACAAGCGATTTAAG AACAGAGAATTACAAATCATGCGCCGCCTAGAGCACTGCAACATCGTCAAgctaaaatatttcttctactCTAGTGGTGATAAG AACATCTTAAACGCAACTAATCCAGTTTTTCATGTGGAC AAGGACGAGGTTTATCTGAATCTAGTCCTGGAATACATACCCGAAACTGTGTACAAAGTCGCTCGGCATTATAGCAAAAGCAAGCAGACGATACCGATCTGTTTCATCAAG CTGTACATGTATCAACTGTTTCGTTCGCTGGCGTACATACATTCCCTGGGGATTTGTCACAGGGACATTAAGCCGCAGAACTTGCTGCTGGACCCAGAGACCGGCGTCCTGAAGCTATGCGACTTCGGCTCTGCCAAGCATCTGGTCAAAGGGGAACCGAACGTGTCTTACATATGCAGCCGTTACTATCGCGCGCCCGAGCTGATTTTTGGTGCTATTGACTACACCACAAAAATTG ACGTGTGGAGTGCAGGCTGCGTACTGGCAGAGTTGCTGCTCGGCCAACCGATATTCCCTGGCGACAGCGGTGTAGATCAGCTGGTCGAGATCATCAAGGTCCTCGGTACACCGACGCGCGACCAGATTCGCGAGATGAACCCCAACTATACCGAATTCAAATTCCCTCAGATTAAGTCGCATCCTTGGCAAAAG GTGTTCAGGGCACGTACCCCCCTGGAAGCGATGGATCTCGTTGCCCGGCTGCTGGAATACACGCCGTCGTTACGGATGACACCCCTGCAGGCGTGCGCCCATTCGTTCTTCAGCGAGCTGCGAGAAGAAGGGGCGCGACTACCGACCGGCCGCGAGCTGCCGCCGTTGTTCGACTTTACAGAGCAAGAGCTGCGAATCCTACCGATTCTGAACTCGACCCTAATACCGAAATACATGCAGACCTCGGAGAATCCTGGAGGCCAATCGGAAGCCACGAGTGCCGCCGCAGGGGCTAGCG ACCCGCGACAAAACACGGTAAAAGAATGCGAAAGAGGGGGCAGTGCGCTAAGCACAGGCGCGAAGCAGGAGTCGAGGGAAGAGGACGAGGCCGATGCGAAGCTGAGGGACGAGGAAGAGAAGGACGGGAAGCAGGTGGACGGATAG
- the LOC143376637 gene encoding glycogen synthase kinase-3 beta isoform X2 translates to MAPATALDWSEPCQQWRYPKFCPPGQQKNERAKSAMELRSKDANTAYKKFCKFLRRLGNKKRKDGSKVTTVVATPGAGPDRPQEVAYTDTKVIGNGSFGVVYQAKLCDTGEMVAIKKVLQDKRFKNRELQIMRRLEHCNIVKLKYFFYSSGDKKDEVYLNLVLEYIPETVYKVARHYSKSKQTIPICFIKLYMYQLFRSLAYIHSLGICHRDIKPQNLLLDPETGVLKLCDFGSAKHLVKGEPNVSYICSRYYRAPELIFGAIDYTTKIDVWSAGCVLAELLLGQPIFPGDSGVDQLVEIIKVLGTPTRDQIREMNPNYTEFKFPQIKSHPWQKVFRARTPLEAMDLVARLLEYTPSLRMTPLQACAHSFFSELREEGARLPTGRELPPLFDFTEQELRILPILNSTLIPKYMQTSENPGGQSEATSAAAGASDPRQNTVKECERGGSALSTGAKQESREEDEADAKLRDEEEKDGKQVDG, encoded by the exons ATGGCACCAGCCACTGCCCTAGACTGGTCAGAGCCCTGCCAACAGTGGCGTTACCCGAAATTCTGCCCGCCCGGACAGCAGAAGAATGAAAGGGCGAAGAGCGCGATGGAGCTGAGGAGCAAAGACGCTAACACTGCGTACAAAAAGTTCTGCAAGTTCTTGCGGCGACTGGGGAACAAGAAAC GCAAGGATGGCAGCAAAGTGACGACCGTGGTGGCTACCCCTGGTGCTGGTCCAGACCGCCCCCAAGAAGTCGCCTACACAGACACAAAGGTGATCGGTAATGGCAGCTTCGGCGTCGTATATCAAGCCAAACTCTGTGATACCGGGGAGATGGTTGCCATCAAGAAGGTCCTCCAAGACAAGCGATTTAAG AACAGAGAATTACAAATCATGCGCCGCCTAGAGCACTGCAACATCGTCAAgctaaaatatttcttctactCTAGTGGTGATAAG AAGGACGAGGTTTATCTGAATCTAGTCCTGGAATACATACCCGAAACTGTGTACAAAGTCGCTCGGCATTATAGCAAAAGCAAGCAGACGATACCGATCTGTTTCATCAAG CTGTACATGTATCAACTGTTTCGTTCGCTGGCGTACATACATTCCCTGGGGATTTGTCACAGGGACATTAAGCCGCAGAACTTGCTGCTGGACCCAGAGACCGGCGTCCTGAAGCTATGCGACTTCGGCTCTGCCAAGCATCTGGTCAAAGGGGAACCGAACGTGTCTTACATATGCAGCCGTTACTATCGCGCGCCCGAGCTGATTTTTGGTGCTATTGACTACACCACAAAAATTG ACGTGTGGAGTGCAGGCTGCGTACTGGCAGAGTTGCTGCTCGGCCAACCGATATTCCCTGGCGACAGCGGTGTAGATCAGCTGGTCGAGATCATCAAGGTCCTCGGTACACCGACGCGCGACCAGATTCGCGAGATGAACCCCAACTATACCGAATTCAAATTCCCTCAGATTAAGTCGCATCCTTGGCAAAAG GTGTTCAGGGCACGTACCCCCCTGGAAGCGATGGATCTCGTTGCCCGGCTGCTGGAATACACGCCGTCGTTACGGATGACACCCCTGCAGGCGTGCGCCCATTCGTTCTTCAGCGAGCTGCGAGAAGAAGGGGCGCGACTACCGACCGGCCGCGAGCTGCCGCCGTTGTTCGACTTTACAGAGCAAGAGCTGCGAATCCTACCGATTCTGAACTCGACCCTAATACCGAAATACATGCAGACCTCGGAGAATCCTGGAGGCCAATCGGAAGCCACGAGTGCCGCCGCAGGGGCTAGCG ACCCGCGACAAAACACGGTAAAAGAATGCGAAAGAGGGGGCAGTGCGCTAAGCACAGGCGCGAAGCAGGAGTCGAGGGAAGAGGACGAGGCCGATGCGAAGCTGAGGGACGAGGAAGAGAAGGACGGGAAGCAGGTGGACGGATAG
- the LOC143376637 gene encoding glycogen synthase kinase-3 beta isoform X6, whose product MERVPDEQGKDGSKVTTVVATPGAGPDRPQEVAYTDTKVIGNGSFGVVYQAKLCDTGEMVAIKKVLQDKRFKNRELQIMRRLEHCNIVKLKYFFYSSGDKNILNATNPVFHVDKDEVYLNLVLEYIPETVYKVARHYSKSKQTIPICFIKLYMYQLFRSLAYIHSLGICHRDIKPQNLLLDPETGVLKLCDFGSAKHLVKGEPNVSYICSRYYRAPELIFGAIDYTTKIDVWSAGCVLAELLLGQPIFPGDSGVDQLVEIIKVLGTPTRDQIREMNPNYTEFKFPQIKSHPWQKVFRARTPLEAMDLVARLLEYTPSLRMTPLQACAHSFFSELREEGARLPTGRELPPLFDFTEQELRILPILNSTLIPKYMQTSENPGGQSEATSAAAGASDPRQNTVKECERGGSALSTGAKQESREEDEADAKLRDEEEKDGKQVDG is encoded by the exons GCAAGGATGGCAGCAAAGTGACGACCGTGGTGGCTACCCCTGGTGCTGGTCCAGACCGCCCCCAAGAAGTCGCCTACACAGACACAAAGGTGATCGGTAATGGCAGCTTCGGCGTCGTATATCAAGCCAAACTCTGTGATACCGGGGAGATGGTTGCCATCAAGAAGGTCCTCCAAGACAAGCGATTTAAG AACAGAGAATTACAAATCATGCGCCGCCTAGAGCACTGCAACATCGTCAAgctaaaatatttcttctactCTAGTGGTGATAAG AACATCTTAAACGCAACTAATCCAGTTTTTCATGTGGAC AAGGACGAGGTTTATCTGAATCTAGTCCTGGAATACATACCCGAAACTGTGTACAAAGTCGCTCGGCATTATAGCAAAAGCAAGCAGACGATACCGATCTGTTTCATCAAG CTGTACATGTATCAACTGTTTCGTTCGCTGGCGTACATACATTCCCTGGGGATTTGTCACAGGGACATTAAGCCGCAGAACTTGCTGCTGGACCCAGAGACCGGCGTCCTGAAGCTATGCGACTTCGGCTCTGCCAAGCATCTGGTCAAAGGGGAACCGAACGTGTCTTACATATGCAGCCGTTACTATCGCGCGCCCGAGCTGATTTTTGGTGCTATTGACTACACCACAAAAATTG ACGTGTGGAGTGCAGGCTGCGTACTGGCAGAGTTGCTGCTCGGCCAACCGATATTCCCTGGCGACAGCGGTGTAGATCAGCTGGTCGAGATCATCAAGGTCCTCGGTACACCGACGCGCGACCAGATTCGCGAGATGAACCCCAACTATACCGAATTCAAATTCCCTCAGATTAAGTCGCATCCTTGGCAAAAG GTGTTCAGGGCACGTACCCCCCTGGAAGCGATGGATCTCGTTGCCCGGCTGCTGGAATACACGCCGTCGTTACGGATGACACCCCTGCAGGCGTGCGCCCATTCGTTCTTCAGCGAGCTGCGAGAAGAAGGGGCGCGACTACCGACCGGCCGCGAGCTGCCGCCGTTGTTCGACTTTACAGAGCAAGAGCTGCGAATCCTACCGATTCTGAACTCGACCCTAATACCGAAATACATGCAGACCTCGGAGAATCCTGGAGGCCAATCGGAAGCCACGAGTGCCGCCGCAGGGGCTAGCG ACCCGCGACAAAACACGGTAAAAGAATGCGAAAGAGGGGGCAGTGCGCTAAGCACAGGCGCGAAGCAGGAGTCGAGGGAAGAGGACGAGGCCGATGCGAAGCTGAGGGACGAGGAAGAGAAGGACGGGAAGCAGGTGGACGGATAG
- the LOC143376637 gene encoding glycogen synthase kinase-3 beta isoform X4, protein MSGRPRTTSFAEGNKLPANPPLGGMKISSKDGSKVTTVVATPGAGPDRPQEVAYTDTKVIGNGSFGVVYQAKLCDTGEMVAIKKVLQDKRFKNRELQIMRRLEHCNIVKLKYFFYSSGDKNILNATNPVFHVDKDEVYLNLVLEYIPETVYKVARHYSKSKQTIPICFIKLYMYQLFRSLAYIHSLGICHRDIKPQNLLLDPETGVLKLCDFGSAKHLVKGEPNVSYICSRYYRAPELIFGAIDYTTKIDVWSAGCVLAELLLGQPIFPGDSGVDQLVEIIKVLGTPTRDQIREMNPNYTEFKFPQIKSHPWQKVFRARTPLEAMDLVARLLEYTPSLRMTPLQACAHSFFSELREEGARLPTGRELPPLFDFTEQELRILPILNSTLIPKYMQTSENPGGQSEATSAAAGASDPRQNTVKECERGGSALSTGAKQESREEDEADAKLRDEEEKDGKQVDG, encoded by the exons GCAAGGATGGCAGCAAAGTGACGACCGTGGTGGCTACCCCTGGTGCTGGTCCAGACCGCCCCCAAGAAGTCGCCTACACAGACACAAAGGTGATCGGTAATGGCAGCTTCGGCGTCGTATATCAAGCCAAACTCTGTGATACCGGGGAGATGGTTGCCATCAAGAAGGTCCTCCAAGACAAGCGATTTAAG AACAGAGAATTACAAATCATGCGCCGCCTAGAGCACTGCAACATCGTCAAgctaaaatatttcttctactCTAGTGGTGATAAG AACATCTTAAACGCAACTAATCCAGTTTTTCATGTGGAC AAGGACGAGGTTTATCTGAATCTAGTCCTGGAATACATACCCGAAACTGTGTACAAAGTCGCTCGGCATTATAGCAAAAGCAAGCAGACGATACCGATCTGTTTCATCAAG CTGTACATGTATCAACTGTTTCGTTCGCTGGCGTACATACATTCCCTGGGGATTTGTCACAGGGACATTAAGCCGCAGAACTTGCTGCTGGACCCAGAGACCGGCGTCCTGAAGCTATGCGACTTCGGCTCTGCCAAGCATCTGGTCAAAGGGGAACCGAACGTGTCTTACATATGCAGCCGTTACTATCGCGCGCCCGAGCTGATTTTTGGTGCTATTGACTACACCACAAAAATTG ACGTGTGGAGTGCAGGCTGCGTACTGGCAGAGTTGCTGCTCGGCCAACCGATATTCCCTGGCGACAGCGGTGTAGATCAGCTGGTCGAGATCATCAAGGTCCTCGGTACACCGACGCGCGACCAGATTCGCGAGATGAACCCCAACTATACCGAATTCAAATTCCCTCAGATTAAGTCGCATCCTTGGCAAAAG GTGTTCAGGGCACGTACCCCCCTGGAAGCGATGGATCTCGTTGCCCGGCTGCTGGAATACACGCCGTCGTTACGGATGACACCCCTGCAGGCGTGCGCCCATTCGTTCTTCAGCGAGCTGCGAGAAGAAGGGGCGCGACTACCGACCGGCCGCGAGCTGCCGCCGTTGTTCGACTTTACAGAGCAAGAGCTGCGAATCCTACCGATTCTGAACTCGACCCTAATACCGAAATACATGCAGACCTCGGAGAATCCTGGAGGCCAATCGGAAGCCACGAGTGCCGCCGCAGGGGCTAGCG ACCCGCGACAAAACACGGTAAAAGAATGCGAAAGAGGGGGCAGTGCGCTAAGCACAGGCGCGAAGCAGGAGTCGAGGGAAGAGGACGAGGCCGATGCGAAGCTGAGGGACGAGGAAGAGAAGGACGGGAAGCAGGTGGACGGATAG
- the LOC143376637 gene encoding glycogen synthase kinase-3 beta isoform X5, translating to MSGRPRTTSFAEGNKLPANPPLGGMKISSKDGSKVTTVVATPGAGPDRPQEVAYTDTKVIGNGSFGVVYQAKLCDTGEMVAIKKVLQDKRFKNRELQIMRRLEHCNIVKLKYFFYSSGDKKDEVYLNLVLEYIPETVYKVARHYSKSKQTIPICFIKLYMYQLFRSLAYIHSLGICHRDIKPQNLLLDPETGVLKLCDFGSAKHLVKGEPNVSYICSRYYRAPELIFGAIDYTTKIDVWSAGCVLAELLLGQPIFPGDSGVDQLVEIIKVLGTPTRDQIREMNPNYTEFKFPQIKSHPWQKVFRARTPLEAMDLVARLLEYTPSLRMTPLQACAHSFFSELREEGARLPTGRELPPLFDFTEQELRILPILNSTLIPKYMQTSENPGGQSEATSAAAGASDPRQNTVKECERGGSALSTGAKQESREEDEADAKLRDEEEKDGKQVDG from the exons GCAAGGATGGCAGCAAAGTGACGACCGTGGTGGCTACCCCTGGTGCTGGTCCAGACCGCCCCCAAGAAGTCGCCTACACAGACACAAAGGTGATCGGTAATGGCAGCTTCGGCGTCGTATATCAAGCCAAACTCTGTGATACCGGGGAGATGGTTGCCATCAAGAAGGTCCTCCAAGACAAGCGATTTAAG AACAGAGAATTACAAATCATGCGCCGCCTAGAGCACTGCAACATCGTCAAgctaaaatatttcttctactCTAGTGGTGATAAG AAGGACGAGGTTTATCTGAATCTAGTCCTGGAATACATACCCGAAACTGTGTACAAAGTCGCTCGGCATTATAGCAAAAGCAAGCAGACGATACCGATCTGTTTCATCAAG CTGTACATGTATCAACTGTTTCGTTCGCTGGCGTACATACATTCCCTGGGGATTTGTCACAGGGACATTAAGCCGCAGAACTTGCTGCTGGACCCAGAGACCGGCGTCCTGAAGCTATGCGACTTCGGCTCTGCCAAGCATCTGGTCAAAGGGGAACCGAACGTGTCTTACATATGCAGCCGTTACTATCGCGCGCCCGAGCTGATTTTTGGTGCTATTGACTACACCACAAAAATTG ACGTGTGGAGTGCAGGCTGCGTACTGGCAGAGTTGCTGCTCGGCCAACCGATATTCCCTGGCGACAGCGGTGTAGATCAGCTGGTCGAGATCATCAAGGTCCTCGGTACACCGACGCGCGACCAGATTCGCGAGATGAACCCCAACTATACCGAATTCAAATTCCCTCAGATTAAGTCGCATCCTTGGCAAAAG GTGTTCAGGGCACGTACCCCCCTGGAAGCGATGGATCTCGTTGCCCGGCTGCTGGAATACACGCCGTCGTTACGGATGACACCCCTGCAGGCGTGCGCCCATTCGTTCTTCAGCGAGCTGCGAGAAGAAGGGGCGCGACTACCGACCGGCCGCGAGCTGCCGCCGTTGTTCGACTTTACAGAGCAAGAGCTGCGAATCCTACCGATTCTGAACTCGACCCTAATACCGAAATACATGCAGACCTCGGAGAATCCTGGAGGCCAATCGGAAGCCACGAGTGCCGCCGCAGGGGCTAGCG ACCCGCGACAAAACACGGTAAAAGAATGCGAAAGAGGGGGCAGTGCGCTAAGCACAGGCGCGAAGCAGGAGTCGAGGGAAGAGGACGAGGCCGATGCGAAGCTGAGGGACGAGGAAGAGAAGGACGGGAAGCAGGTGGACGGATAG